Below is a genomic region from Heliangelus exortis chromosome W unlocalized genomic scaffold, bHelExo1.hap1 SUPER_W_unloc_1, whole genome shotgun sequence.
AAGGGTTCTCTGAGGAAACAGTTAAGGGTTTTCAGCAGCCATAGGCTGCCTCCTGTAATCTTCAAATGAGTAGCAGGACATTGCAATATTatatttctttacttttttttttccttccactatgattttaatttcttcaaattaaCATCATTATGCAGCCCTCATCCTTTACTGTGCACTCATCCTTTGAGACCAATAATGAAACTTTGTGTAAAAGGAGAGCCTCCACTGAATTCAAGTTAAATAAATGTACCTGCAATTAATATAttgtctgcttttcctgctaAGTGTATCAGGAATGAATGGGAAGCGAAagcccctgcctggctgcagcagccctgggaaggctgctctgtgcctggagcAGTCAGAGCTCTTGAGGAGCACAAGGGCCAGGGCtgttgtgctgggctgggcagaggggatggccccgaggggctgcagagctctgcggatctcctggagaggagagcaggggacacagggtgcctcctgctccttttgccATGCATGGTCACCCATCTGGGGCTCTGAGCTCTCTctgccccccaggagctgctgtgcccttcagaggggctggggctgtggtgggactgcccagagcagcctgggctgggcactggtgtggggccagcagcaactgggctgtgctgggagagaggtGGCAGAGAAAGCCATGGATATGTAACTGGCCCTGCATGGCCATGGAGGGGGACACTGCCAGCAAGGGCTGTGGTGCAGAGCAAGGGCTTCTGAAGGGAGCCCAGAGATGGAGGTAcagggcagaggaggctgctctgtgcccttGGTGGCAAGGAGAGAACAGGATTGTGTCCCAGGACCTTGGTGACCCTGCAGCCATTGTCCATCTCTCCCCAGCCatttccatccctgcctgctccttccaGGTTTAAGGATGAGTTTTTCTGTACCCATCCTAGCAAAACTCCAGACTGCACCATGAGGAAGTTTCCACACAGGTGGTATGGGCAGTCCTTCTGGAGTGATCATGAGAAATACAAGTCTGGTCTGTCACATCCCTTCACACCCAGACAGTTCTATGACTTTGTGATGGAACTTCTCTTGGTAGTCCAAAACCTCCACAAAGGTCACCTTGGAAGGTTAAGACGGGAGGGAAAGAACAAGAACTCTCACCCCAAGGGTATCCTTGTGTTAGAAATTTACCTAGAAGGGTCCTTGATCAGcccaggattttattttcaaggcaAAGCCAGTGAGAGCAGAGAGACAGCAGACAAGATCTGGAAATGCTGGGGTGAGCTTTAGGtaggaaagcaggaagggtgACAACAGcctgaagggaaggagctgcaggcatggacagtgtaggacagcctgcaggagaggtggccaagggctctgTCAAGGAGTGAGGTCATTGTCCCCTTGGCCATAGCAGTGTCCTGGGCCAccaaggctggggagaggaaactTTCTCTTGAGGCTCTCAGGATCTGCCTTCCCAGGGCCTGGGGTCAGGGCTTGGCCTTTCGGCTGCATCCAACAAACCAAAGGCTTTTCTCAGCAttacagccaccagcacagggcctttgcctcctgcaatcatggcctccaggGATCTGCTCTAACgaggccatggggaggctctggcaggctCAGGGGGGCCCATCAGTGTGTGaaggtattttgggttttgcttctgACTAACTTTATCAGAGGTTTTTTGCATTCTTCTCTCAGTATCTGAGGTTCATTTAATGAGCCTCAAAAGCCCAAAGGATCtgtttatcttttgttttttcattcatgTCTTCAAGACCTGTAGGGTTCCCTGgagttattattttttcaccTGTGGATATCAGGAGGAAGATTTCAAAGTGCACTTTTGCACTTCTTTTAAAGgtaatatttcatttctttgtaCTTCAGAGGAGAGGTTCTATCAGCATTGTCCAAGTGATAATGACCCAGAGGGTCTCCTCAGGAGGTCAGCACCAGAAGGAGAAGCAGTTCCTTGAGGTCTGACCTTGGATGGACACCCTTGCCCTCACTTCCCCAACCCCACCACTGCTCTCCTTGGCCCCTGGCACttgcatcacttctcctcccatcAGACTTCTCCCCTggtctctgcagctggatggttcagctcctttgcaccagctcccccctcttttccttagagaactgctgcacatgggcacagcaggagttttcctctttgcaaacaaagcaaagcaaagcatgataaagTTTCATGGCCAATCCAACACACTCCTCAACCATAGGCTAAGTACGAGCTGCCCCTAATGAGGTCACCTTTCTACAAGGGATAATCTTTTGAGAAATCCTTTGTGACTTCCAGGACCTAGAGGGTACCCACTGGTCCTTTGCTATCACAGCTCTAAAGACTGAGAATGCAGgatggctgcatgctttgctTGGCCTTTCAGAGAAGTCCTTTGTAGCAGGGTTGATGAAAACTAAAAACCAGCAGGTGCCAATTGCTACTTCAATAGTTCATCAACAACAATATCACACCAACAgggatgctgtgatccccattcacaagctggTCTGGCAGCTAGAGAGgcaaggagtgatcagcaggactcactcacccttcacTCGTCCCCTGTGGCCATTGCCAAACCCTAAGGGAGAGTGGAGGCATCATGGAGATGCCCACGAACCTTcatatcgagctactgaggaacatggAAACACCCAAtgagcagatgaggctgctcgAGTGTTCCAAAgagatctggactgggaccatagAGGTGAACTGGTTTTAGCTAAATGGGCCCATGAcacttcaggtcatcaaggcagggatggaacacaCCAATGGGCTCGTGAGCGAGGGGGGATTGAACTTTGGACACTATTGTGCAGTTATCCACCattgtgacatatgtgctgcaattaagcaagctaaaaggttgaaacctctgtggtatgagGGGAGATGGTCAgaatataggtatggggaggcctggcacATCGACTGTGTCACACTGCCTCAGACCTGCCAGGGTGAGCCCTGTGTGCTGACAATGGTGGAAGtaagtacaggatggctggaaacatatcctgtgcctcatggcACAGCCCAGAACACCAtcctgggcctagagaaacaagtcttgtggtgacatggtacaccagaaagaactgagtcagataatggaactcatttcaaaacaaTCTTATGcataactgggccaaagaacatggtattgagtgggGATACCATATCCCCTATTGTGCACCAGGTTtaggtaaaattgaaaggtacaatgggctgttaaaaactaccttaaaggcaatgggtggtggaacctttaaaaactgggacCAGCACTTGGCACAAGCCACCTGGTTAGTTAacaccaggggttccatcatCAAttgagctggtcctgctcagtcagatcttctacacacagtagtctgggacaaagtgcctgtggtgcatgaaaagagTCTGCtggggaaaacagtttgggtttatcctgcctcgggcaaaggcaaacccattcactcaagggcctggacacacttggtgggtgatgatggaagatggagaagtacaatgtgtaccacaagggaatctaaTACTACGTGAGAATACATAAGTTTTGACTGGCTAGCTCAACCAGTAGAGCATGGAAATTTGGACAGTGTGAATTCATGCCCCACATTAATTGCTGTCATGTGAATTATTGCATAAATTAAGTGTTCTGTGAGTCTTTTTCAGGATAATGTTGTGGTGATGAAACCAGAACAGGGTTCACTGACTGGCATCCAGTACCTTCCTCgaagttaacatctgcaacCTGCAACTTGTGGACCATGGACATGAACTGCGACAATCATTTCTTGCTTTAAGAGTCTGCTACAATAGATGAACATCTGCAATCATAAACTAAATTAACTTAGTGGGCTTTAATACACAGAGAGAGTAATTATTTGTGTAGTGGTGTATTTAGGGATAAGAGATGGTAATGCCTGGAGCATGACACAAATGCTATGGAATAAGGGGCAGAATGTCCttgtttgggccaggataaaagtagttttctgtcttgtatttttgctttcagctaagtctctcctaagtagctgcacttgctgaaatgaacagcaagtttctcagtcagtgcctgcttctaggactgataacactcaaaGTTTATAGTTAGAGCtggagaatggtctgcagagccaagggTTTCAGCTGAACAGGTGGAGTCATGGCCATCAGGACAGCTcagtctctctcttctccatcagCTCTATCTCCTATCTCTCCAGTCACTGTGGTGAAAGCTGCTCTATGCCCACCTCAGGATGGGACAAAGGGGGTTTTTGGGAGGGGGTCCCAACCTCAGAGAACCCAAAGCATTCTCCAGCCCTTTGCACCCCAACAGCCACAAGGGATTGCTCCATTGTACATTTGTAAAGTTTTATTGAGTAtcttattaataaaaacaaccaaGTGATATCGAACCTCAGGCTAGTGTGCCCCCACCCAGATTTGCAGCCACAACCATCTGGACAATGAAGTGTAATCTGTGGCTATGAATGTTCTCAAAAAGCCACTTAGTTGAAAAGGGTTCTTTTCACCTCAAAATGACACAATCCCAGATTATCGCTCCCGTTTTCTTTCAAAGTCCTGCTGCAAAGTCATAATAAAATGCTCCATATGGGTTTTCCCtaccaaataataaaaacagacatGGCCCCATTTTGCCACATCCCCTGAGGAGTGTGTCATAGTGATAATCACTTCCTTGCTGTACcttatatggaaaaaaaccccaacatctTAAAGATATCATAGCATTGAAACTCTAAAGTTTGGAAAATGTGGTGACCTTGACCATGCCCCTTCATTTCTGGTGATGGCTGAGGTGGGTCTGGTGATGAGAGATGAGATCGTAGCTCTGGTAAACTCTTCTCACACTGGGAGCAGCTTTAGGGTCGTTCACCCCTATGGAGTTGCTGATGTCTCAACAAGTGGGAGCTTTGCCTGAAGCTCTTGGAGCAGTGGGGACACAAGTAGGGTTTCTCTCCTGTGTGGATGAGACGATGCCTGATGAGATCAGAGCTCCTGGAAAAGCTCTTCCCACAGTCGGGACACTTGTAGGGACGTTCACCCCTATGGATCTGTAGGTGTTGGGTGAGACCCCAGCTGGCTGTGAAGCCCTTCCCACACTGGGGACACGTGTAGGGTTTTTCCTCAGTGTGGACATGTTGGTGATTAATCCAAGAGGTGCTGTTGCTGAAGGCTTTCCCACACTGAGTGCAGGGATACAGCTTCTCTCCCGTGTGGATGTGGTGATGCCGTGATAATGCAGAACTCTGGgcaaactccttcccacactccagacacttataGGGTTTCTCTCCTGTGTGGATGCGGTGATGCTGTGATAAATTTGAGCTCTGGgtaaactccttcccacactcagAACATTTAAAGGGTTTCTCACCTGTATGGATCCGCTGGTGCTGGATAAAATTCCATCTCTTGCTAAAACCTTTCCCGCAGTCAGGGCAGGTGTGGGACATGGTGCCTGTGTGATGGTGTCACCGTGGGACCAGATCTGAGCTGTCACTAAACCATCTCCTGCAGTCAGGACATCTTGGGGGACTCTCACCCCAATGGATTTTCTGATGGTGGAAATAGGCCTAAACCTTTTCCCACGTTCCTCAGCAATGTCAAGTATTTCTTCTGGATGGATTCAGTGATGTTTCACCACTGTCACACTTTGACCAAAAGCTTTCCTGTCCTTGGCACACCCAGGGAGATTTCTGCCCAGATGGAGTCACCCCGTGCCTGTGAAAGAAGCCATAGTGTGGTAACAAAGTAGGGCTGGGCTTTTTGTGTGGTGGTGGCAACCAAAACCTACATCAAACCTACTGTGGGTGAAAATGCAGTGTGAGGTGAAATATGGAGGTTAATCATAGAGCTGGAAACCCACTGATCATCCTTTATCTTTAGGAGCTACACTGGCACCCAAAACCAAAAGGGGCCATTGTAtgggggagggggtgctggggttttGAGCCACTCCTGCCTTGAGCTGTGATTACACAATTGTACTGACACTGCAAGAGGTAATTGCTGTCTCAAACCCCTGGGGTGGTTTCGGGGTCTTATATCTCAATCAACCACTTCAGTAGGAGTTTGTGTTCCAAGACATGGTACCAAATCCCACCAAGACCTTGGGATTCCCCTATCACACCCACATGCAGGATGAGCTGTCATCCACTGGGATGAGTTGGGGTCTCCTGAGATGTTTTGGGAGCCCCCAGTTGTGGCTCCTCAGCCCTGCGGGTTATTAAGTCCCCTGGAAGGATTCCTGGGTTGCCA
It encodes:
- the LOC139790512 gene encoding zinc finger protein 3-like, whose amino-acid sequence is MSHTCPDCGKGFSKRWNFIQHQRIHTGEKPFKCSECGKEFTQSSNLSQHHRIHTGEKPYKCLECGKEFAQSSALSRHHHIHTGEKLYPCTQCGKAFSNSTSWINHQHVHTEEKPYTCPQCGKGFTASWGLTQHLQIHRGERPYKCPDCGKSFSRSSDLIRHRLIHTGEKPYLCPHCSKSFRQSSHLLRHQQLHRGERP